In Rutidosis leptorrhynchoides isolate AG116_Rl617_1_P2 chromosome 2, CSIRO_AGI_Rlap_v1, whole genome shotgun sequence, one genomic interval encodes:
- the LOC139889516 gene encoding uncharacterized protein — translation MDDSMDDSWTIRTSETDQKAIDQLYDVYPDLFTIVLHHGGYFRMGSEVVYTEGKIDYIDCFDIEKFCLGQLDSVMQELGYDPTRSVVYRFLKPNTNMDTGLNLLNDNEHRDYLLSCLEDGDVIYRQIDVYAEHEDMKGKRLWSEQINNDNLVVGGVHSDGSLVEGDNSEGSDSEDSDYIVDDENEILDVHVEMKDFNFNIDKNVEFMGNGCNSFEDDEVNIEGTELEVLNNDGFESYDSQSDEEGVRKKRIRNHKKEVEGSVQVGKTIFYLGQKFESKSEVRQAVRMHAIETRRKLVIVKNDKRRIRVKCEGLCINSKGGEIVSQSDLSKNTKCDVGPSNLRVKGGVVGKSKEKVTSQIKKAGESCSGKTNKWAKRELHIVCEWVLLVSKEKDSEEWEVRTYRHQHECQPARILKFCTYQFLSNRLVPQIQKNPKIPIKAVRSYLETETELIISEHKAYRAVRKATKMIQGDYKSQYAELRDYVCELKRGNVDTTVKFEVEPGTLKSETRVFKRIYICLGPLKKGFKAIGRDLLGLDGAFMKQPATGCILSAVGVDSNNGIYPVAYAIVEQECGSSWTWFLECLGQDLDLSTNSNFTFISDRQKGLIQAVTNVFPCAEHRHCLRHIHGNMKGDFRGVAYKNHLWRCASVTTVPEFEQAMQQLKEFDNEAFVWLAKIPAHQWARSHFTGRAVSDVLLSNMCECFNRWLVDARDKPIVTALEYIREYCMKRIVNVKKNISKTNGPLTPAATKLFEKIKSEAHQCTVLWGGDQRYQVSGKVNQYVVDMETRSCACRKWELTGIPCKHAIAVFYNMSENGLETGEPETWVHPVYLLDTWIKTYQYTIEPLNGRSLWPKAEGMFTLVSPKTISTPGRPKKKRRLSKNEVDVIGDSGKLSSKGKLKKCGTCGTYGHNKSTCTGEKKRSGNVDNKWTKKTVKVKLSSKKTMVVGKGKKKK, via the exons ATGGATGATTCAATGGATGATTCATGGACTATTCGTACATCAGAAACTGATCAAAAGGCTATCGACCAATTATACG ATGTATACCCTGATTTGTTCACGATTGTGTTACATCATGGTGGATATTTTAGAATGGGTAGTGAAGTTGTGTACACAGAAGGTAAAATTGATTACATTGATTGTTTTGACATTGAAAAGTTTTGTTTAGGACAACTGGATTCAGTCATGCAAGAATTAGGTTATGATCCCACCAGGTCTGTGGTATATCGTTTTCTTAAACCCAATACAAACATGGATACTGGGTTAAATCTTTTAAATGATAATGAACATAGGGACTATTTGCTTAGTTGTCTAGAAGATGGTGATGTGATTTATAGGCAAATTGATGTGTATGCTGAACATGAGGATATGAAAGGGAAGAGGTTATGGTCAGaacaaattaataatgataacttaGTAGTTGGTGGTGTTCACAGTGATGGGAGCTTAGTAGAGGGTGATAACAGTGAAGGTAGTGACTCTGAGGATAGTGATTACATTGTTGATGATGAAAATGAGATTTTGGATGTTCATGTAGAGATGAAAGATTTTAATTTTAACATTGATAAGAATGTAGAGTTTATGGGAAATGGCTGTAACTCATTTGAAGATGATGAGGTCAATATTGAGGGTACAGAATTGGAAGTGTTGAACAATGATGGTTTTGAAAGCTATGATTCTCAAAGTGATGAAGAAGGGGTAAGGAAGAAGAGAATTCGTAATCATAAAAAGGAGGTTGAAGGTAGTGTTCAAGTGGGAAAAACTATCTTCTATCTTGGACAAAAGTTTGAAAGTAAATCAGAGGTTAGGCAAGCTGTGAGAATGCATGCTATTGAAACTAGGAGAAAGCTAGTTATTGTTAAGAATGACAAAAGAAGAATTAGGGTTAAATGTGAAGGGTTGTGTATAAATTCAAAAGGTGGTGAGATAGTTAGTCAAAGTGATTTGTCAAAGAATACAAAATGTGATGTGGGGCCCAGTAACTTAAGAGTTAAAGGTGGTGTAGTTGGGAAGAGTAAAGAGAAAGTGACTAGTCAAATTAAAAAAGCAGGGGAATCTTGTAGTGGGAAGACTAACAAATGGGCAAAAAGGGAATTACACATTGTTTGTGAGTGGGTGTTGTTGGTATCCAAAGAAAAAGATAGTGAAGAATGGGAGGTTAGAACCTACAGACACCAACATGAATGTCAACCTGCAAGAATACTAAAATTCTGCACTTACCAATTTTTATCAAATCGGTTGGTACCTCAAATTCAAAAGAATCCAAAGATACCAATTAAAGCTGTCAGATCATATTTGGAAACAGAAACTGAATTAATCATCAGTGAGCATAAAGCATATCGTGCTGTGAGAAAGGCAACAAAGATGATTCAAGGGGATTATAAATCTCAGTATGCTGAGCTCAGAGATTATGTTTGTGAATTAAAGAGAGGTAATGTTGATACTACTGTTAAGTTTGAGGTTGAGCCAGGAACCCTAAAGTCTGAAACTAGGGTTTTCAAGAGAATTTACATTTGTTTGGGACCATTGAAGAAGGGTTTTAAAGCAATAGGTAGAGATCTACTTGGGTTGGATGGTGCTTTTATGAAACAACCTGCAACTGGTTGTATTTTGAGTGCTGTAGGGGTTGATTCAAACAATGGCATATATCCTGTAGCATATGCCATTGTTGAACAAGAGTGTGGTTCATCCTGGACTTGGTTCTTAGAGTGCTTGGGTCAAGATCTTGACTTGTCTACcaattctaactttacttttatcaGTGACAGGCAAAAG GGTTTAATACAAGCTGTTACAAATGTGTTTCCTTGTGCTGAGCATAGACATTGCCTTAGACATATTCATGGGAATATGAAAGGGGATTTCAGGGGTGTTGCTTATAAGAATCACTTGTGGAGATGTGCTAGTGTAACAACAGTTCCTGAGTTTGAGCAGGCTATGCAACAATTGAAGGAGTTTGATAATGAAGCTTTTGTTTGGTTAGCTAAAATTCCTGCCCATCAGTGGGCAAGGAGTCATTTTACAGGAAGGGCTGTATCAGATGTGTTGCTCAGTAACATGTGTGAGTGTTTCAACAGATGGTTAGTTGATGCACGTGACAAACCCATAGTTACAGCTTTAGAATACATCCGAGAGTATTGCATGAAGAGAATTGTTAATGTAAAGAAAAACATTTCCAAGACTAATGGCCCTTTAACACCTGCAGCCACCAAATTGTTTGAGAAAATCAAATCTGAGGCTCACCAGTGTACTGTCTTATGGGGTGGAGATCAAAGGTACCAAGTGAGTGGAAAAGTTAATCAATATGTTGTGGATATGGAGACTAGATCATGTGCTTGTAGAAAGTGGGAACTAACAGGGATACCTTGTAAGCATGCAATTGCAGTGTTTTATAACATGAGTGAAAATGGTTTGGAAACTGGTGAACCAGAAACATGGGTTCATCCAGTGTATTTGTTAGATACATGGATCAAAACTTACCAATACACCATTGAGCCATTGAATGGGAGAAGCTTATGGCCAAAGGCAGAAGGCATGTTCACTCTGGTATCACCAAAGACTATTTCCACACCTGGTCGTCCAAAAAAGAAAAGAAGGTTGTCCAAAAATGAAGTTGATGTCATTGGTGATAGTGGTAAACTTAGCTCAAAAG GCAAGCTAAAGAAGTGTGGCACATGTGGTACTTATGGACACAATAAGAGTACTTGTACAGGTGAGAAGAAAAGAAGTGGGAATGTGGATAACAAGTGGACAAAAAAGACAGTGAAAGTTAAGCTATCTTCAAAGAAGACAATGGTAGTTGgaaaagggaagaagaagaagtga